One window from the genome of Diorhabda sublineata isolate icDioSubl1.1 chromosome 10, icDioSubl1.1, whole genome shotgun sequence encodes:
- the LOC130449442 gene encoding uncharacterized protein LOC130449442 isoform X2, with product MWSSVAPDNVKSPAPSARSKHSSTLIGEYVYILGGRNGNLPTKDFWKYNLVTGKWYQIKPSGDKLPCLQEHTAVAYKDCLYVFGGEVGFSAGTETPLWIYDIKLNCWKKKKTKKGVVTPKGRRGHTALVTNGSMLIYGGYQDLRGSSNELWAYHFDTESWHLISTTGKGSSECPPPRHKHSAVLQGDAMWIYGGMTDLQERSDLWKWDIPSRTWHCVKSKINPGPLHSHAACKLPSAHMLIFGGERNGQANNDLWKFSFALESWEKVTINGAKPQPRSESIAIIISELLLNGSLATSLDSKCLRIRRRTCTSADRGSRHSSYLPNNKVAPCEKTYIFQPTLMNYNDGSDLAQQFSETNRSSRGFLQEIQKLSQLNIPRMSNKCSYTVLTGCAGDSTESLLRQHASPQAEVEVIDTDMADVASPRRGSMKKSKSAYVIKKKFSTDNSPSDEIELREINPKKRVEFDSTAIKIPREPISVPNFSVLSLPTPVLTPVEATKLVYLDSEDENELLGKNKSNNEQKNNVQVHLNNEKNIYENFLPIKKGESYSSHIGYADNPLYQDMIKSLEEKSRENVSSTSDYASIETVNRLSSVSSYSVKTGTPQEENQKNTDRDRNGPFGFCNPNYMGPEIKSLMNDKVERKSIVKLISTEENFSNSEDENGLEMQNYESTITRNTKVVYRHSSRKRPPKSLSMDSTYRSKSNDKCRALSAGRVETKIDRIVSNKHDESGSDPALKVYLYIFGGKEQGQVTVFQRPISIWRLKLF from the exons ATGTGGAGCAGTGTGGCGCCTGATAACGTCAAGAGTCCGGCGCCGTCCGCGAGGTCAAAGCATAGTTCAACTCTTATAGGGGAATATGTTTATATACTTGGAGGTCGGAACGGGAATTTACCAACAAaagatttttggaaatataactTAG TCACTGGGAAATGGTATCAAATAAAGCCATCGGGTGATAAATTACCCTGTCTCCAGGAACATACAGCAGTAGCTTACAAAGATTGTCTGTACGTATTTGGCGGCGAAGTCGGATTTTCAGCAGGAACCGAAACGCCTTTGTGGATCTACGATATTAAATTAAACTGTTGGAAGAAGAAAAAGACTAAAAAAG GTGTGGTTACGCCGAAAGGACGAAGAGGTCATACAGCGTTAGTCACTAACGGGTCTATGCTGATTTATGGTGGATACCAAGATCTTAGAGGGTCTTCCAATGAATTATGGGCATATCATTTCG ACACAGAATCATGGCACTTGATATCGACTACAGGAAAAGGCTCATCAGAATGTCCTCCACCACGTCACAAACATTCCGCAGTACTCCAAGGAGACGCCATGTGGATATACGGGGGAATGACCGATCTTCAAGAAAGATCAGATCTTTGGAAGTGGGATATACCATCACGGACATGGCATTGTGTCAAGAGTAAAATCAATCCTGGACCTTTACACAGTCATGCTGCTTGTAAATTACCTTCGGCACATATGTTGATTTTTGGAGGCGAGAGAAACGGACAGGCCAACAACGATTTGTGGAAATTTAGCTTTG CTTTAGAAAGTTGGGAGAAAGTTACAATAAACGGCGCTAAGCCTCAACCTCGTTCTGAAAGTATAGCCATTATAATCTCAGAGCTACTCCTCAATGGCTCTTTAGCCACTTCGCTGGATTCTAAATGCTTAAGAATTCGAAGAAGGACTTGTACGTCTGCAGATAGAGGCAGTCGACATTCGTCCTATTTACCGAACAATAAG gtGGCTCCTTGCGAAAAAACCTACATTTTTCAACCCACTCTAATGAACTATAACGATGGAAGTGATTTAGCTCAGCAGTTTTCCGAAACGAACAGGTCTTCCAGAGGATTCCTCcaagaaatccaaaaattgtCTCAATTAAACATTCCAAGGATGAGTAATAAGTGTAGCTATACTGTTTTAACTGGCTGCGCTGGTGATAGTACGGAGAGTCTGTTAAGGCAACACGCTAGTCCGCAGGCAGAAGTTGAGGTTATTGATACTGATATGGCAGATGTAGCATCGCCGCGTAGAG gctcaatgaaaaaatcaaaatccgCTTATGTGATCAAAAAGAAATTCAGTACGGACAACTCTCCATCGGATGAAATAGAATTGAGAGAAATCAATCCAAAGAAACGAGTAGAATTCGATAGTACAGCAATAAAAATACCAAGAGAACCAATATCAGTGCCAAATTTTTCTGTACTATCTCTACCAACTCCAGTATTAACTCCAGTAGAAGCTACgaaattagtttatttagatAGCGAAGACGAAAACGAGCTACtaggaaaaaataaatctaataatgaGCAAAAAAATAACGTTCAAGTGCATCTCAATaacgagaaaaatatttatgaaaatttcttacCTATTAAAAAAGGGGAAAGCTACAGCTCACACATTGGATACGCCGATAATCCCTTATACCAAGATATGATTAAATCGCTGGAAGAAAAGTCTAGAGAAAACGTTTCTTCTACGTCAGATTATGCAAGTATTGAAACTGTTAATCGGTTGTCGTCAGTTAGTAGCTATAGCGTTAAAACAG GTACGCCTCAGGAAGAGAACCAGAAGAACACAGACAGGGATAGGAACGGTCCGTTTGGTTTTTGTAACCCTAACTATATGGGCCCCGAAATAAAATCTCTCATGAACGATAAAGTAGAAAGGAAAAGCATCGTCAAACTAATTTCAACGGAAGAGAATTTCAGTAATTCAGAGGACGAAAACGGTCTAGAAATGCAAAATTACGAAAGCACCATTACCAGAAATACCAAAGTAGTTTATAGACATTCTAGCAGAAAAAGACCTCCAAAATCTCTGTCGATGGATTCAACTTATAGATCCAAATCTAATGACAAATGTAGAGCTCTTAGTGCGGGTAGAgtcgaaacaaaaattgataggaTAGTTAGTAATAAGCATGATGAATCTGGATCAGATCCAGCTTTAAAAGtgtatttatacatttttgggGGCAAAGAACAAGGGCAAGTAACTGTTTTCCAGAGACCGATTTCGATTTGGaggttaaaattattttag
- the LOC130449442 gene encoding uncharacterized protein LOC130449442 isoform X1: MLNQDLEDGEKGDLFRCEMWSSVAPDNVKSPAPSARSKHSSTLIGEYVYILGGRNGNLPTKDFWKYNLVTGKWYQIKPSGDKLPCLQEHTAVAYKDCLYVFGGEVGFSAGTETPLWIYDIKLNCWKKKKTKKGVVTPKGRRGHTALVTNGSMLIYGGYQDLRGSSNELWAYHFDTESWHLISTTGKGSSECPPPRHKHSAVLQGDAMWIYGGMTDLQERSDLWKWDIPSRTWHCVKSKINPGPLHSHAACKLPSAHMLIFGGERNGQANNDLWKFSFALESWEKVTINGAKPQPRSESIAIIISELLLNGSLATSLDSKCLRIRRRTCTSADRGSRHSSYLPNNKVAPCEKTYIFQPTLMNYNDGSDLAQQFSETNRSSRGFLQEIQKLSQLNIPRMSNKCSYTVLTGCAGDSTESLLRQHASPQAEVEVIDTDMADVASPRRGSMKKSKSAYVIKKKFSTDNSPSDEIELREINPKKRVEFDSTAIKIPREPISVPNFSVLSLPTPVLTPVEATKLVYLDSEDENELLGKNKSNNEQKNNVQVHLNNEKNIYENFLPIKKGESYSSHIGYADNPLYQDMIKSLEEKSRENVSSTSDYASIETVNRLSSVSSYSVKTGTPQEENQKNTDRDRNGPFGFCNPNYMGPEIKSLMNDKVERKSIVKLISTEENFSNSEDENGLEMQNYESTITRNTKVVYRHSSRKRPPKSLSMDSTYRSKSNDKCRALSAGRVETKIDRIVSNKHDESGSDPALKVYLYIFGGKEQGQVTVFQRPISIWRLKLF; encoded by the exons GCTTAATCAGGACCTCGAGGACGGAGAGAAGGGGGATCTGTTTCGATGTGAAATGTGGAGCAGTGTGGCGCCTGATAACGTCAAGAGTCCGGCGCCGTCCGCGAGGTCAAAGCATAGTTCAACTCTTATAGGGGAATATGTTTATATACTTGGAGGTCGGAACGGGAATTTACCAACAAaagatttttggaaatataactTAG TCACTGGGAAATGGTATCAAATAAAGCCATCGGGTGATAAATTACCCTGTCTCCAGGAACATACAGCAGTAGCTTACAAAGATTGTCTGTACGTATTTGGCGGCGAAGTCGGATTTTCAGCAGGAACCGAAACGCCTTTGTGGATCTACGATATTAAATTAAACTGTTGGAAGAAGAAAAAGACTAAAAAAG GTGTGGTTACGCCGAAAGGACGAAGAGGTCATACAGCGTTAGTCACTAACGGGTCTATGCTGATTTATGGTGGATACCAAGATCTTAGAGGGTCTTCCAATGAATTATGGGCATATCATTTCG ACACAGAATCATGGCACTTGATATCGACTACAGGAAAAGGCTCATCAGAATGTCCTCCACCACGTCACAAACATTCCGCAGTACTCCAAGGAGACGCCATGTGGATATACGGGGGAATGACCGATCTTCAAGAAAGATCAGATCTTTGGAAGTGGGATATACCATCACGGACATGGCATTGTGTCAAGAGTAAAATCAATCCTGGACCTTTACACAGTCATGCTGCTTGTAAATTACCTTCGGCACATATGTTGATTTTTGGAGGCGAGAGAAACGGACAGGCCAACAACGATTTGTGGAAATTTAGCTTTG CTTTAGAAAGTTGGGAGAAAGTTACAATAAACGGCGCTAAGCCTCAACCTCGTTCTGAAAGTATAGCCATTATAATCTCAGAGCTACTCCTCAATGGCTCTTTAGCCACTTCGCTGGATTCTAAATGCTTAAGAATTCGAAGAAGGACTTGTACGTCTGCAGATAGAGGCAGTCGACATTCGTCCTATTTACCGAACAATAAG gtGGCTCCTTGCGAAAAAACCTACATTTTTCAACCCACTCTAATGAACTATAACGATGGAAGTGATTTAGCTCAGCAGTTTTCCGAAACGAACAGGTCTTCCAGAGGATTCCTCcaagaaatccaaaaattgtCTCAATTAAACATTCCAAGGATGAGTAATAAGTGTAGCTATACTGTTTTAACTGGCTGCGCTGGTGATAGTACGGAGAGTCTGTTAAGGCAACACGCTAGTCCGCAGGCAGAAGTTGAGGTTATTGATACTGATATGGCAGATGTAGCATCGCCGCGTAGAG gctcaatgaaaaaatcaaaatccgCTTATGTGATCAAAAAGAAATTCAGTACGGACAACTCTCCATCGGATGAAATAGAATTGAGAGAAATCAATCCAAAGAAACGAGTAGAATTCGATAGTACAGCAATAAAAATACCAAGAGAACCAATATCAGTGCCAAATTTTTCTGTACTATCTCTACCAACTCCAGTATTAACTCCAGTAGAAGCTACgaaattagtttatttagatAGCGAAGACGAAAACGAGCTACtaggaaaaaataaatctaataatgaGCAAAAAAATAACGTTCAAGTGCATCTCAATaacgagaaaaatatttatgaaaatttcttacCTATTAAAAAAGGGGAAAGCTACAGCTCACACATTGGATACGCCGATAATCCCTTATACCAAGATATGATTAAATCGCTGGAAGAAAAGTCTAGAGAAAACGTTTCTTCTACGTCAGATTATGCAAGTATTGAAACTGTTAATCGGTTGTCGTCAGTTAGTAGCTATAGCGTTAAAACAG GTACGCCTCAGGAAGAGAACCAGAAGAACACAGACAGGGATAGGAACGGTCCGTTTGGTTTTTGTAACCCTAACTATATGGGCCCCGAAATAAAATCTCTCATGAACGATAAAGTAGAAAGGAAAAGCATCGTCAAACTAATTTCAACGGAAGAGAATTTCAGTAATTCAGAGGACGAAAACGGTCTAGAAATGCAAAATTACGAAAGCACCATTACCAGAAATACCAAAGTAGTTTATAGACATTCTAGCAGAAAAAGACCTCCAAAATCTCTGTCGATGGATTCAACTTATAGATCCAAATCTAATGACAAATGTAGAGCTCTTAGTGCGGGTAGAgtcgaaacaaaaattgataggaTAGTTAGTAATAAGCATGATGAATCTGGATCAGATCCAGCTTTAAAAGtgtatttatacatttttgggGGCAAAGAACAAGGGCAAGTAACTGTTTTCCAGAGACCGATTTCGATTTGGaggttaaaattattttag